Proteins from one Haloarchaeobius litoreus genomic window:
- a CDS encoding right-handed parallel beta-helix repeat-containing protein, which translates to MLKRRELLAVATVAAVAGCTEQSDDGGTPTRTRTEPTSERTSEEGRDDADDHEFYRTTRDIEAQEVAMAVSGAQILDPPVEDPSYTPMTADDKVAVGGDVFVEDGTVAAPGSLSLDGGVFFFPGDSFDERELSALDDALPDDARFPGDALFPGDALVDEDIEAVEGRYVANAVREGVPEGEIVTFLENSGTLFPGDALDTGSEADAAVLQRAAVYAAGDSYFPGDALFPGDALFPGDTLFPGDTWFPGDTLFPGDTLFPGDALFPGDTLFRADMAYAQGNSMLMRRRDDLDEDSLALLDSGGVLLPAGGWEPAPDADGTATPDEPVETAELSGYLGEDRTLTADTRWVVTGAVEVAATLTVEPGTTVEFGEGTGFEVWEDGVLVADGNADEPVTFTGTTAEPGWWDGIHLSDSDAEENVLNHCVVEYGGGGDRSGTVEVGTRLRTASIELTNCTLRHGAAYGLYVHSDGQTPTSAGNVYTDNAAGPVATTADNVHSLDPESSFTGNGEDAVVVRGEPIYTESRTFPSLGVPYHISDVVEVVEARLDIEAGARLRFEESGGLVVNERGILVAEGTESDPIVFTGTESTPGWWNGVHVRDSDSADNLLARVVVEYGGGGDHPGTVEVGTRLRTAQLTLRNSELLDGGNWGLFVHADGTVNRDACEVNEFRGNAAGDCQIE; encoded by the coding sequence ATGTTAAAACGGCGCGAGCTTCTGGCGGTCGCAACGGTGGCAGCCGTCGCCGGCTGTACCGAACAGTCGGACGACGGTGGGACACCCACGCGTACCCGAACTGAACCGACGTCGGAGCGAACGTCTGAGGAGGGTCGGGACGACGCGGACGACCACGAGTTCTACAGGACGACCCGCGACATCGAGGCCCAGGAGGTGGCGATGGCCGTCTCCGGTGCACAGATCCTCGACCCACCGGTCGAGGACCCGTCGTACACGCCGATGACGGCAGACGACAAGGTGGCCGTCGGCGGGGACGTGTTCGTCGAGGACGGCACGGTTGCAGCGCCCGGTTCGCTCTCGCTGGACGGGGGCGTCTTCTTCTTCCCCGGCGACAGCTTCGACGAACGCGAACTCTCGGCGCTCGACGACGCACTCCCCGACGACGCCCGGTTCCCGGGCGACGCACTCTTCCCCGGAGACGCGCTGGTCGACGAGGACATCGAGGCCGTGGAGGGTCGATACGTCGCAAACGCAGTGCGCGAAGGCGTTCCCGAGGGAGAGATCGTGACGTTCCTGGAGAACAGCGGAACGCTGTTCCCCGGGGATGCACTGGACACCGGGAGCGAGGCCGACGCGGCCGTGCTCCAGCGGGCCGCCGTGTACGCCGCCGGTGATTCGTACTTCCCCGGCGACGCTCTGTTTCCCGGCGACGCACTGTTCCCCGGTGATACACTGTTCCCCGGTGACACCTGGTTCCCTGGCGACACGCTGTTCCCTGGTGATACACTGTTCCCTGGCGACGCGCTGTTCCCCGGCGACACGCTGTTCAGGGCGGACATGGCGTACGCACAGGGGAACTCGATGCTCATGCGACGGCGCGACGACCTGGACGAGGACAGCCTCGCACTCCTCGACTCCGGCGGCGTCCTGCTCCCGGCGGGTGGCTGGGAGCCCGCACCCGACGCGGACGGGACGGCCACGCCCGACGAACCGGTGGAGACGGCGGAGCTCTCCGGCTACCTGGGCGAGGACCGCACGCTCACGGCGGACACGCGCTGGGTGGTCACCGGGGCGGTCGAAGTCGCCGCCACCCTCACCGTCGAGCCGGGAACGACGGTCGAGTTCGGGGAAGGGACCGGATTCGAGGTGTGGGAGGACGGCGTCCTCGTCGCCGACGGGAACGCCGACGAACCGGTCACGTTCACGGGCACGACGGCGGAGCCGGGCTGGTGGGACGGGATCCACCTCTCCGACTCGGATGCGGAGGAGAACGTCCTGAACCACTGCGTGGTCGAGTACGGCGGGGGCGGCGACCGCTCGGGGACCGTCGAGGTCGGCACGCGGCTGCGCACCGCGAGCATCGAACTCACCAACTGCACACTCCGTCACGGCGCAGCGTACGGGCTGTACGTCCATTCGGACGGGCAGACGCCCACGTCTGCGGGCAACGTCTACACGGACAACGCGGCGGGACCCGTGGCGACGACCGCCGACAACGTCCACTCGCTGGACCCGGAGTCCTCGTTCACCGGCAACGGCGAGGACGCCGTGGTCGTTCGGGGGGAGCCGATATACACGGAGTCACGGACGTTCCCGTCGCTGGGCGTCCCGTATCACATCTCCGACGTGGTGGAAGTCGTCGAGGCCCGACTCGACATCGAAGCGGGGGCCAGACTGCGGTTCGAGGAGTCCGGTGGTCTCGTCGTGAACGAGCGCGGCATCCTCGTCGCCGAGGGCACCGAGTCGGACCCCATCGTGTTCACGGGCACGGAGTCGACGCCGGGCTGGTGGAACGGCGTCCACGTACGCGATTCCGACTCGGCCGACAACCTGCTTGCCCGTGTCGTCGTCGAGTACGGCGGGGGCGGCGACCACCCGGGGACCGTCGAAGTCGGCACGCGGTTGCGCACCGCGCAACTGACGTTGCGGAACAGCGAGCTGCTGGACGGTGGCAACTGGGGCCTCTTCGTCCACGCGGACGGCACCGTCAACAGAGACGCCTGCGAGGTCAACGAGTTCCGCGGCAACGCGGCCGGGGATTGCCAGATCGAGTGA
- a CDS encoding ArsR/SmtB family transcription factor, with amino-acid sequence MSDSPDVAALTDLLADDCARQILVETKEQACSAAVLSERIGVSEPTVYRRLERLRAADLVTEEVQVVTDGKNFSVYRAQLDGVEFDLTEDGFEVTVSRRQRMADRFTQLVEDM; translated from the coding sequence GTGTCCGACTCGCCAGACGTCGCCGCCCTCACGGACCTGCTCGCCGACGACTGTGCCCGACAGATCCTCGTCGAGACGAAGGAGCAGGCGTGCTCGGCGGCCGTGCTCAGCGAGCGGATCGGGGTGTCCGAGCCGACGGTGTACCGGCGGCTCGAACGGCTCCGTGCGGCCGACCTCGTGACCGAGGAGGTGCAGGTGGTCACCGATGGGAAGAACTTCAGCGTCTACCGCGCACAGCTCGACGGCGTCGAGTTCGACCTCACCGAGGACGGGTTCGAGGTCACCGTCTCGCGCCGCCAACGGATGGCCGACCGGTTCACGCAGCTCGTAGAGGACATGTGA
- a CDS encoding DUF7521 family protein — MMLELPLQSFDLETLSLARQLSEIVTIVLGLAISYIAYRGYRRNQSRAMLFVAAGFVLIIGIPAVVTVLLYFLLDVPIEIVNSVGQVSELVGMTAILYGLWTPRSG; from the coding sequence ATGATGCTCGAACTCCCACTCCAGTCGTTCGACCTGGAAACGCTCAGTCTCGCCCGCCAGCTCAGCGAGATAGTCACCATCGTGCTCGGACTGGCGATCAGCTACATTGCCTACCGCGGCTATCGGCGGAACCAGAGCCGTGCGATGCTGTTCGTCGCGGCGGGGTTCGTCCTCATCATCGGCATCCCCGCGGTCGTGACGGTACTCCTCTACTTCCTGCTGGACGTCCCCATCGAGATCGTCAACAGCGTCGGTCAGGTGAGCGAGCTCGTGGGGATGACGGCCATCCTCTACGGCCTGTGGACCCCCCGCAGCGGCTGA
- a CDS encoding GNAT family N-acetyltransferase: protein MYVRDAKNREEVWLLDHIEAMGLDGTAFRSRDYVVAIDEEAGSKAGFGRIRVHTAGDGERTQSGRRDPDEDDVCELTSIGVLEGWQGQGVGAHIIERLVEYAGDAGFEQVYALTDEGGYLAQFGFEAIDVDDLPPVLQERLTEKRESTTPDARPMRLRVTELTMPTRFRERFKEAGEEESPEPEETPEDFGIDPEKATYKYDTGR from the coding sequence ATGTACGTCCGGGACGCGAAAAACAGGGAGGAAGTGTGGTTGCTGGACCACATCGAGGCCATGGGACTGGACGGTACGGCGTTCCGGTCGCGCGATTACGTCGTGGCCATCGACGAGGAGGCCGGCTCGAAGGCCGGCTTCGGACGCATCCGTGTCCACACCGCGGGCGACGGAGAGCGCACACAGAGCGGGCGGCGAGACCCCGACGAGGACGACGTCTGCGAGCTGACGAGCATCGGCGTGCTCGAGGGGTGGCAGGGCCAGGGCGTCGGCGCGCACATCATCGAGCGGCTGGTCGAGTACGCGGGCGACGCCGGCTTCGAACAGGTGTACGCGCTCACCGACGAGGGCGGCTACCTCGCGCAGTTCGGCTTCGAGGCCATCGACGTCGACGACCTGCCGCCCGTGCTGCAGGAGCGCCTGACCGAGAAGCGCGAGTCGACGACGCCTGACGCCCGGCCGATGCGCCTCCGGGTGACGGAGCTCACCATGCCGACCCGGTTCCGCGAGCGGTTCAAGGAGGCCGGAGAGGAGGAGTCGCCGGAGCCGGAGGAGACGCCGGAGGACTTCGGCATCGACCCGGAGAAGGCGACGTACAAGTACGATACGGGGCGATAG
- a CDS encoding zinc ribbon domain-containing protein, with amino-acid sequence MSTRDDGEVRSGVGPDEVFCTSCGVVIKEHAEICPECGVRQIEPAPERRSPRGSGLPDARTYELRKVARKDKGIVALMGFFLSPVGYLMVGKTGLAIINFLTFNYLLFGVIIVPIHTSSIIGNARSELRRHGETW; translated from the coding sequence ATGTCAACAAGGGACGATGGTGAGGTCCGAAGCGGTGTCGGCCCGGACGAGGTGTTCTGCACCAGCTGTGGCGTCGTCATCAAGGAACACGCCGAGATCTGTCCGGAGTGCGGGGTCCGCCAGATCGAGCCGGCACCCGAACGACGCAGCCCTCGCGGGTCGGGCCTGCCGGACGCCCGGACGTACGAGCTGCGGAAGGTCGCCCGGAAGGACAAGGGAATCGTCGCCCTCATGGGCTTTTTCCTCTCGCCGGTCGGCTACCTGATGGTCGGGAAGACGGGGCTGGCCATCATCAACTTCCTGACGTTCAACTACCTCCTGTTCGGCGTCATCATCGTCCCGATACACACCTCGAGCATCATCGGGAACGCCCGGAGCGAACTCCGCCGCCACGGGGAAACCTGGTGA
- a CDS encoding acyl-CoA mutase large subunit family protein yields MFDEDDLDAIRSAKEEWEADEVEPVVDRFGERKETFTTDTGGHEVDRLYTPDDVGDLDYEDDLGYPGQEPYTRGVYSTGYRGRLWTMRQYAGMGTPEETNERFNYLLDEGQTGLSMAFDLPTQMGYSSDAAMAAGEVGKSGVAIDTLADMETVFDGIPLDEVSTSMTINAPASVLLAMYIAVGDRQGVDREELRGTIQNDVLKEYIARNTYIYPPEPSMRIITDIFEFCADETPKFNTISISGYHIREAGSTAAQEIAFTLADGIEYVETALDAGLDVDEFAPQLSFFFASYNNILEEVAKFRAARRLWAKLMEERFDPENPKSKQLKFHTQTAGSTLTAQQIENNIVRVAYQALAAVLGGTQSLHTNGKDEALALPTEESVRTALRTQQILAHESGAADTVDPLAGSYYVENLTDELEEEARELIGRIDEKGGMLEAVESQWVQRQIQDTAYDRQEEIEEGERVIVGVNEYQVDEEPEMDLEEVTEEDERRQQERLASVKDDRDDEAVEATLDALRGAAQGDDNLMPYIVDCVKAYATVGEVCDVLRDEFGEYHPGSAL; encoded by the coding sequence ATGTTCGACGAAGACGACCTCGACGCCATCCGCTCCGCCAAGGAGGAGTGGGAGGCGGACGAGGTCGAACCGGTCGTCGACCGGTTCGGCGAACGCAAGGAGACGTTCACGACAGACACGGGGGGCCACGAGGTCGACCGGCTGTACACGCCGGACGACGTGGGTGACCTCGACTACGAGGACGACCTCGGCTACCCCGGGCAGGAGCCGTACACCCGCGGCGTCTACTCCACGGGCTACCGGGGCCGACTGTGGACGATGCGCCAGTACGCCGGGATGGGAACGCCCGAGGAGACCAACGAGCGGTTCAACTACCTGCTCGACGAGGGACAGACCGGGCTCTCGATGGCGTTCGACCTCCCGACACAGATGGGCTACAGCTCCGACGCCGCGATGGCCGCCGGCGAGGTCGGCAAGTCGGGCGTCGCCATCGACACGCTCGCCGACATGGAGACGGTGTTCGACGGCATCCCGCTCGACGAGGTCTCCACGTCGATGACCATCAACGCACCCGCGTCGGTCCTGCTCGCGATGTACATCGCCGTCGGCGACCGCCAGGGCGTCGACCGCGAGGAGCTCCGGGGCACCATCCAGAACGACGTGCTGAAGGAGTACATCGCCCGGAACACGTACATCTACCCGCCCGAGCCGTCGATGCGCATCATCACGGACATCTTCGAGTTCTGCGCCGACGAGACGCCGAAGTTCAACACCATCTCCATCTCGGGCTACCACATCCGCGAGGCCGGCTCCACCGCCGCACAGGAGATCGCGTTCACCCTCGCCGACGGCATCGAATACGTCGAGACGGCGCTCGACGCCGGGCTGGATGTCGACGAGTTCGCGCCCCAGCTCTCCTTTTTCTTCGCCTCCTACAACAACATCCTGGAGGAGGTCGCGAAGTTCCGCGCCGCCCGCCGGCTCTGGGCGAAGCTGATGGAGGAGCGCTTCGACCCGGAGAACCCGAAGTCCAAACAGTTGAAGTTCCACACTCAGACCGCCGGCTCCACCCTCACCGCCCAGCAGATCGAGAACAACATCGTCCGCGTCGCGTACCAGGCGCTCGCCGCCGTCCTCGGTGGCACGCAGAGCCTGCACACCAACGGGAAGGACGAGGCGCTCGCGCTCCCGACCGAGGAGTCGGTGCGGACCGCGCTGCGCACCCAGCAGATCCTCGCCCACGAGTCCGGCGCGGCGGACACCGTCGACCCGCTCGCCGGCAGCTACTACGTCGAGAACCTGACCGACGAGCTGGAAGAGGAGGCACGCGAGCTCATCGGCCGCATCGACGAGAAGGGAGGGATGCTCGAAGCCGTCGAGAGCCAGTGGGTGCAGCGCCAGATACAGGACACCGCCTACGACCGGCAGGAGGAGATCGAGGAGGGCGAGCGCGTCATCGTCGGCGTCAACGAGTATCAGGTCGACGAGGAGCCCGAGATGGACCTAGAGGAGGTGACCGAGGAGGACGAGCGCCGCCAGCAGGAGCGGCTCGCCTCCGTGAAGGACGACCGCGACGACGAGGCCGTCGAGGCGACGCTCGATGCGCTGCGCGGGGCCGCCCAGGGCGACGACAACCTCATGCCGTACATCGTCGACTGCGTGAAGGCGTACGCGACGGTCGGCGAGGTCTGCGACGTGCTGCGCGACGAGTTCGGGGAGTACCACCCCGGCAGCGCGCTCTGA
- a CDS encoding aminotransferase class V-fold PLP-dependent enzyme, producing the protein MNPSQLRDDMPVLDEIIYLNTGASGPSPRHVVDATESWYEFHEFESAAGPGMYEPAFELFDGARATVASHIGTDPGNVALTGSTTDGISRLPLAMDWDSDDVVVRTDVEHAAGILPWRRLRDEYGVEVRVVETDQGWIDPDDWEDAVQGATLATFSSVPWTSGVRAPVRELTERAQDAGARVVVDAVQSPGQHPIDVTEWGADAVAASGHKWLLGPWGAGFLYVDPEFAETLAPAQLGYRNTVDPYADPYEYVEGARRFEFGTVAPAPYAGLQAAIETIEDIGLGTVQSRVERLTDRLKAGLDEGRLVSPREYHTGLVSFADDDPEATVERVAERGIKVRSIPTTGVVRASIHVFNTADDVDALLDALDG; encoded by the coding sequence ATGAACCCATCACAGCTCCGCGACGACATGCCCGTCCTCGACGAGATCATCTACCTGAACACCGGCGCGAGCGGGCCAAGTCCCCGCCACGTCGTCGACGCGACCGAGTCGTGGTACGAGTTCCACGAGTTCGAGTCGGCGGCGGGGCCGGGGATGTACGAACCCGCCTTCGAGCTGTTCGACGGGGCCCGCGCGACGGTGGCTTCGCACATCGGCACCGACCCCGGCAACGTCGCGCTCACCGGGAGCACGACCGACGGCATCAGCCGGCTCCCGCTCGCGATGGACTGGGACTCGGACGACGTGGTCGTGCGGACCGACGTCGAGCACGCTGCCGGCATCCTCCCCTGGCGACGCCTCCGCGACGAGTACGGCGTCGAGGTGCGGGTCGTGGAGACCGACCAGGGCTGGATCGACCCCGACGACTGGGAGGACGCGGTGCAGGGTGCGACGCTCGCGACGTTCAGCTCCGTCCCCTGGACCTCCGGCGTGCGCGCGCCGGTCCGTGAACTCACCGAGCGCGCACAGGACGCCGGGGCCCGCGTGGTCGTCGACGCCGTCCAGTCGCCCGGCCAGCACCCCATCGACGTGACGGAGTGGGGGGCCGACGCGGTCGCCGCCTCCGGCCACAAGTGGCTGCTCGGACCGTGGGGCGCGGGCTTCCTCTACGTCGACCCCGAGTTCGCCGAGACCCTCGCACCGGCACAGCTCGGCTACCGGAACACCGTCGACCCGTACGCCGACCCCTACGAGTACGTCGAGGGCGCGCGGCGGTTCGAGTTCGGCACCGTCGCACCCGCGCCGTACGCCGGTCTCCAGGCCGCCATCGAGACCATCGAAGACATCGGCCTCGGCACCGTCCAGTCCCGCGTCGAGCGCCTGACCGACCGGCTGAAGGCGGGCCTCGACGAGGGCCGGCTCGTCTCGCCCCGCGAGTACCACACCGGGCTGGTCTCGTTCGCCGACGACGACCCCGAGGCGACGGTGGAGCGGGTGGCCGAACGGGGCATCAAGGTCCGCTCCATCCCGACGACCGGCGTCGTCCGTGCGTCCATCCACGTGTTCAACACCGCCGACGACGTGGACGCGCTCCTCGACGCCCTCGATGGGTGA
- a CDS encoding YgaP-like transmembrane domain, with translation MELNVGSTDRLVRLLLGAVLLVVAIVVGSGAVSVGSGTVATVGAPLLLAVVGLVLLVTGYTQTCPAYSLLGIRTLRRGN, from the coding sequence ATGGAACTCAACGTCGGCTCCACAGACCGTCTCGTCCGCCTCCTCCTCGGCGCAGTGCTCCTCGTCGTCGCCATCGTCGTCGGATCGGGTGCCGTGAGCGTCGGCAGCGGGACCGTCGCGACCGTCGGCGCACCGCTCTTACTCGCGGTCGTCGGGCTCGTCCTGCTCGTCACCGGCTACACGCAGACCTGCCCGGCGTACAGCCTCCTCGGCATCCGCACCCTGCGCCGCGGGAACTGA
- the mce gene encoding methylmalonyl-CoA epimerase — protein MQFDHAGVATDDAMGMAELYGDLFGLEIAHEEEFDGMHVVFLDVGNGYFELLEPLDSGGTIARFLANRGTGIHHFGLATEDIDAALDRVREYEVRLIDEEPRPGAWGHEVAFLHPKDTGGVLVEFVQH, from the coding sequence ATGCAGTTCGATCATGCTGGCGTCGCGACAGACGACGCGATGGGGATGGCGGAGCTGTACGGTGACCTGTTCGGCCTCGAGATCGCCCACGAGGAGGAGTTCGACGGGATGCACGTCGTCTTCCTCGACGTGGGCAACGGCTACTTCGAGCTCCTCGAACCCCTGGATTCGGGCGGCACGATTGCACGGTTCCTCGCGAACCGTGGCACGGGTATCCACCACTTCGGGCTCGCCACCGAGGACATCGACGCCGCCCTCGACAGGGTCCGGGAGTACGAGGTGCGGCTCATCGACGAGGAGCCGCGGCCGGGCGCGTGGGGTCACGAGGTCGCGTTCCTCCACCCGAAGGACACCGGCGGCGTACTCGTGGAGTTCGTCCAGCACTGA
- a CDS encoding NUDIX domain-containing protein — protein MPPEYINEAEVDRRLDRLQERYVAFPVVEKRESLSQAQYERWTADVDAYDYIGGAYCWIRRDEDEAPALSESMPEEAADDGDRVLLIMGRGTSHWGVPGGGIEDGEISEEAAEREVREEVDIDCSVSDVLFAERVIGTHESTGSEVHLLYTFFEADYVEGEVAIQSSELNGACWFRELPDDLHPAIEDRAHDWP, from the coding sequence ATGCCGCCCGAGTACATCAACGAGGCCGAGGTGGACCGCCGACTCGACCGCCTCCAGGAGCGCTACGTGGCGTTCCCGGTCGTGGAGAAACGGGAATCGCTCAGTCAGGCACAGTACGAGCGGTGGACGGCGGACGTCGACGCCTACGACTACATCGGGGGCGCGTACTGCTGGATCCGCCGTGACGAGGACGAGGCCCCGGCACTCTCCGAGTCGATGCCCGAGGAGGCGGCAGACGACGGCGACCGCGTCCTGCTCATCATGGGTCGCGGGACGAGCCACTGGGGGGTCCCCGGCGGCGGCATCGAGGACGGCGAGATCTCCGAGGAGGCGGCCGAACGCGAGGTCCGCGAGGAGGTCGACATCGACTGTTCGGTCTCGGACGTCCTGTTCGCGGAGCGCGTCATCGGGACCCACGAGTCGACCGGCAGCGAGGTACACCTGCTCTACACGTTCTTCGAGGCCGACTACGTCGAGGGCGAGGTCGCCATCCAGAGCAGCGAGCTCAACGGCGCGTGCTGGTTCCGTGAACTGCCGGACGACCTCCATCCCGCCATCGAGGACCGCGCCCACGACTGGCCATGA
- a CDS encoding VOC family protein, translated as MTSNETAVKEIGELALRVVDLDEMTEFYRDVVGLVVLRRFEGSTFFELREGHGGHTQILALFDRSGQADYVPPAPARTTVDHFAFTVDLADFEAERERLEVLGVDLDFAEHEWVSWRSLYFSDPEGNRVEFVCYDESI; from the coding sequence ATGACGAGCAACGAGACCGCGGTGAAGGAGATCGGCGAGCTGGCGCTCCGGGTGGTCGACCTCGACGAGATGACCGAATTCTACCGGGACGTGGTCGGGCTCGTCGTCCTCCGGCGGTTCGAGGGGAGCACGTTCTTCGAGCTCCGGGAGGGCCACGGCGGACACACCCAGATACTCGCGCTGTTCGACCGCTCGGGTCAGGCTGACTACGTCCCGCCCGCACCCGCACGGACGACCGTCGACCACTTCGCGTTCACCGTCGACCTCGCCGATTTCGAGGCCGAGCGTGAGCGGCTGGAGGTCCTCGGCGTCGACCTCGACTTCGCGGAACACGAGTGGGTGTCGTGGCGGTCCCTCTACTTCTCGGACCCCGAGGGGAACCGCGTGGAGTTCGTCTGCTACGACGAGTCCATCTAG
- a CDS encoding FAD-dependent oxidoreductase has protein sequence MDERVVTVAAVETVGPDTVAIDVETPDGFEALPGQFVLVRATVDGEELSRYYTLSSPDVDGTFELTVGVDPDGDISPWLADLDIGAELTIEGPFGNVSYDDEGDVVVVAGGPGIGPAVAIAERAVDHGHDAVVLYQDDGPAHTDRLDALGGAGATIHVFDDDVDDDLRDAIGEYGDEGTVFVFGFADFCERATDALETAGLDADEANVESFG, from the coding sequence ATGGACGAGAGGGTCGTTACGGTCGCAGCGGTGGAGACGGTGGGGCCTGACACCGTCGCGATAGATGTGGAGACACCGGACGGGTTCGAGGCACTCCCCGGCCAGTTCGTGCTCGTGCGTGCCACGGTCGACGGCGAGGAGCTGTCGCGGTACTACACGCTCTCCTCGCCCGACGTGGACGGGACGTTCGAGCTGACCGTCGGGGTCGACCCGGACGGCGACATCTCACCGTGGCTGGCCGACCTCGACATCGGCGCGGAGCTCACCATCGAGGGGCCGTTCGGGAACGTCAGCTACGACGACGAGGGCGACGTGGTCGTCGTCGCTGGTGGCCCAGGTATCGGCCCCGCGGTCGCCATCGCCGAGCGCGCGGTCGACCACGGACACGACGCGGTCGTGCTGTATCAGGACGACGGCCCGGCCCACACGGACCGTCTTGACGCACTCGGAGGCGCGGGCGCGACGATCCACGTCTTCGACGACGACGTAGACGACGACCTGCGCGACGCCATCGGCGAGTACGGCGACGAGGGCACCGTCTTCGTCTTCGGATTCGCCGACTTCTGCGAGCGTGCGACCGACGCGCTCGAGACGGCCGGCCTCGACGCCGACGAGGCGAACGTCGAGAGCTTCGGCTAG